One Spinacia oleracea cultivar Varoflay chromosome 4, BTI_SOV_V1, whole genome shotgun sequence DNA segment encodes these proteins:
- the LOC130472083 gene encoding uncharacterized protein has protein sequence MSFFCTFIYSSNDLNDRYKLWDDLIRIGDRISLPWIVCGDFNNPLNFGDRLGAPISAAKIEGFKNCVALCGLSDIKSDGCFFTWNNKQSGSARFFSKIDRVLGNDEWMSTFPDSLAQFLPEGLFDHCPAIVCAQKLLPSGKRPFQYFNMWGLDPSFLDRVKESWDVPLYGVHMYQLFSRLKRDCQEKLHASPGDPSMSSLESVAVESYRVADTAFLSFLRQKSKLYWLKDGDANTSFFHRSIKLRRQFNSIHSIQDGSGICIHSPDGVTNAFVMYYKSLLGATLDHREPVRVSVVQLGSIVPDSLHAVLCAPFSDVDIQKDMFSIDGKKAPGPDGFTSQFFKDSWSVVGLDVCNAVKDLFLSGKLLREIDATSITLVPKSSHPTSDGF, from the exons ATGAG CTTCTTCTGTACCTTCATTTATTCTTCTAATGACCTGAATGATAGATACAAATTGTGGGatgatttaattagaattgGGGATAGGATCTCTTTGCCTTGGATTGTGTGTGGGGATTTCAATAATCCTTTGAATTTTGGAGATAGATTGGGAGCTCCCATTTCTGCTGCTAAAATTGAGGGTTTTAAGAATTGTGTTGCCCTGTGCGGGCTCTCTGATATTAAATCTGATGGTTGTTTTTTCACTTGGAATAATAAGCAAAGTGGTAGTGCTAGGTTCTTTAGTAAAATTGATAGAGTtttgggaaatgatgaatggATGTCTACTTTTCCAGATTCTCTTGCTCAATTTCTTCCCGAGGGTCTCTTTGATCATTGTCCTGCTATTGTTTGTGCTCAGAAACTTCTCCCCTCGGGTAAGAGACCTTTTCAGTACTTCAACATGTGGGGTCTTGACCCTTCTTTCTTAGACAGAGTTAAGGAGAGTTGGGATGTTCCCTTATATGGTGTCCACATGTATCAGTTGTTCTCTAGACTCAAAAG GGATTGCCAAGAGAAACTCCATGCTTCTCCTGGGGATCCTTCTATGTCTTCTCTTGAGTCTGTTGCTGTTGAGAGCTATAGAGTTGCCGATACTGCTTTCCTTAGTTTCTTGAGGCAAAAAAGTAAACTTTATTGGTTAAAAGATGGTGATGCGAACACTAGCTTTTTCCATCGAAGCATTAAGTTGAGAAGGCAGTTTAATAGCATCCATTCTATCCAAGATGGAAGTGGAATTTGTATTCATTCCCCTGATGGTGTTACCAATGCTTTTGTCATGTATTACAAATCTTTGTTGGGGGCCACCCTTGATCATAGAGAACCTGTGAGGGTTTCTGTGGTTCAATTAGGCTCTATTGTTCCTGATTCTTTGCATGCTGTTCTCTGTGCTCCTTTCTCTGATGTGGATATTCAGAAAGATATGTTCTCCATTGATGGGAAAAAAGCTCCGGGTCCTGATGGCTTTACAAGTCAATTTTTCAAGGATTCTTGGTCTGTTGTTGGTCTAGATGTTTGTAATGCTGTGAAGGATTTATTTCTCAGTGGGAAACTTTTGAGAGAGATCGATGCCACCAGCATTACGTTGGTTCCTAAAAGTTCTCACCCTACCTCTGATGGATTTTAG